The following coding sequences lie in one Klebsiella huaxiensis genomic window:
- the pyk gene encoding pyruvate kinase, with translation MSRRLRRTKIVTTLGPATDRDNNLEKVIAAGANVVRMNFSHGTAEDHQVRADKVREIAAKLGRHVAILGDLQGPKIRVSTFKEGKIFLNIGDKFLLDANLGKGEGDKEKVGIDYKGLPADVVPGDILLLDDGRVQLKVLEVQGLKVFTEVTVGGPLSNNKGINKLGGGLSAEALTDKDKADIITAAKIGVDYLAVSFPRCGEDLNYARRLARDAGCDAKIVAKVERAEAVCSQDAMDDVILASDVVMVARGDLGVEIGDPELVGIQKALIRRARQLNRSVITATQMMESMITNPMPTRAEVMDVANAVLDGTDAVMLSAETAAGQYPSETVAAMARVCVGAEKIPSLNVSKHRLDIQFDNVEEAIAMSAMYAANHLKGVTAIITMTESGRTALMTSRISSGLPIFALSRHERTLNLTALYRGVTPVHFDSESDGVAAAHDAVNLLRDKGYLVTGDLVIVTQGDVMSTIGTTNTTRILTIE, from the coding sequence ATGTCCAGAAGGCTTCGCAGAACCAAAATCGTTACCACCTTAGGCCCGGCAACCGATCGCGACAACAACCTTGAGAAGGTTATCGCCGCTGGCGCTAACGTGGTACGTATGAACTTCTCTCACGGTACCGCGGAAGATCACCAAGTCCGTGCGGATAAGGTTCGTGAGATTGCGGCAAAACTGGGTCGTCATGTTGCGATTCTCGGAGACCTACAGGGTCCGAAAATCCGCGTATCTACCTTCAAAGAAGGCAAAATCTTCCTCAATATCGGCGATAAATTCCTGCTTGACGCTAACCTGGGTAAAGGTGAAGGCGACAAAGAGAAAGTCGGTATCGATTATAAAGGCCTGCCGGCTGATGTGGTTCCGGGCGATATCTTGCTGCTGGATGATGGGCGCGTACAGCTGAAAGTGCTTGAAGTGCAGGGTCTGAAAGTGTTCACAGAAGTCACCGTTGGCGGGCCGTTGTCCAACAACAAAGGCATCAACAAACTCGGCGGCGGCCTCTCAGCAGAAGCGCTGACGGATAAAGACAAAGCCGATATTATTACCGCCGCAAAAATTGGCGTTGATTACCTGGCCGTCTCCTTCCCGCGCTGCGGCGAAGACCTGAACTACGCCCGTCGCCTGGCGCGCGATGCCGGCTGCGACGCAAAAATCGTTGCCAAAGTAGAGCGCGCGGAAGCGGTTTGCAGCCAGGACGCAATGGATGATGTGATTCTGGCATCCGATGTCGTGATGGTCGCCCGTGGCGATCTCGGCGTAGAAATTGGCGATCCGGAGCTGGTCGGCATTCAGAAAGCATTGATCCGCCGTGCTCGTCAGTTGAACCGCTCAGTCATTACCGCGACTCAGATGATGGAGTCAATGATCACCAACCCGATGCCAACCCGCGCTGAAGTTATGGACGTGGCGAACGCCGTGCTGGATGGGACCGACGCCGTAATGCTGTCAGCAGAAACTGCCGCAGGCCAGTACCCGTCAGAGACCGTTGCCGCGATGGCCCGCGTCTGCGTCGGTGCGGAAAAAATCCCTAGCCTCAACGTTTCTAAACACCGTCTGGACATCCAGTTCGACAATGTGGAAGAAGCCATTGCGATGTCAGCAATGTATGCGGCCAACCACCTGAAAGGCGTCACCGCCATTATCACCATGACCGAATCTGGCCGTACCGCACTGATGACCTCGCGCATCAGTTCCGGCCTGCCGATTTTTGCGCTGTCTCGTCATGAACGCACGTTGAACCTGACGGCACTGTACCGCGGCGTGACCCCGGTTCATTTCGACAGCGAAAGTGATGGCGTCGCCGCAGCCCATGACGCAGTGAATCTGCTGCGCGATAAAGGCTATCTGGTCACTGGCGACCTGGTTATCGTGACCCAGGGTGATGTAATGAGCACCATCGGTACCACCAACACCACCCGTATTCTGACCATCGAGTAA
- a CDS encoding YebB family permuted papain-like enzyme → MLIDSSVKYETGDIVFTCIGTALFGQISTASQCWCNHVGIIIGHNGDDYLVAESRVPLSGVTTLTQFIHRSANHSYAVRRLRGGLTTEQKLSLMEQVPSRLHKLYHTGFKYDSSRQFCSKFVFDIYKDALCIPVGNVETFEQLLRSNPEAKLRFWKFWFLGSIPWERKTVTPASLWLHPNLELISANGVETPQPAVAEAV, encoded by the coding sequence ATGCTTATTGATTCCTCCGTTAAATATGAAACCGGAGATATTGTTTTCACCTGTATTGGCACGGCATTATTTGGCCAAATATCAACGGCCTCTCAGTGCTGGTGTAACCATGTGGGTATTATCATTGGTCATAATGGTGATGATTACCTGGTGGCGGAAAGTCGGGTCCCACTTTCGGGAGTAACCACCCTAACGCAGTTTATTCACCGCTCAGCCAACCATAGTTACGCTGTTCGCCGTCTGCGCGGCGGTTTAACCACTGAGCAAAAACTCTCGCTCATGGAACAAGTGCCCTCACGTCTGCATAAGCTTTATCACACCGGGTTTAAATACGATTCATCGCGTCAGTTCTGTTCAAAATTTGTGTTTGATATTTATAAAGATGCGTTATGTATTCCGGTGGGCAATGTCGAAACGTTTGAACAACTGCTGCGCAGTAACCCGGAAGCAAAATTACGATTCTGGAAGTTTTGGTTTTTAGGCTCTATTCCGTGGGAACGAAAAACGGTCACTCCGGCCAGCCTCTGGCTGCATCCAAATTTAGAGTTAATTTCAGCGAATGGAGTAGAAACGCCTCAGCCAGCAGTCGCCGAGGCGGTATAG
- the ruvB gene encoding Holliday junction branch migration DNA helicase RuvB: MIEADRLVSADSTGFEEAADRAIRPKMLAEYVGQPHVRSQMEIFIQAAKLRGDALDHLLIFGPPGLGKTTLANIVANEMGVNLRTTSGPVLEKAGDLAAMLTNLEPHDVLFIDEIHRLSPVVEEVLYPAMEDYQLDIMIGEGPAARSIKIDLPPFTLIGATTRAGSLTSPLRDRFGIVQRLEFYQVPDLQYIVGRSARFMGLEMSEEGALEVARRARGTPRIANRLLRRVRDYAEVKHDGTISVEIAAKALDMLNVDAEGFDYMDRKLLLAVIDKFFGGPVGLDNLAAAIGEERETIEDVLEPYLIQQGFLQRTPRGRMATVRAWNHFGITPPEMP; this comes from the coding sequence ATGATTGAAGCTGACAGGCTGGTATCGGCGGACAGCACCGGTTTTGAAGAAGCGGCTGACCGTGCAATCCGTCCTAAAATGCTGGCCGAATATGTGGGCCAGCCACACGTCCGCTCGCAAATGGAGATTTTTATCCAGGCGGCGAAACTGCGCGGTGATGCGCTCGATCACCTGCTGATTTTTGGCCCTCCAGGGCTTGGGAAAACCACGCTGGCGAACATTGTTGCCAACGAAATGGGCGTAAATCTGCGCACCACTTCCGGCCCGGTACTGGAAAAGGCGGGCGATCTGGCGGCGATGCTGACCAACCTTGAACCGCACGATGTCTTGTTTATCGATGAGATCCACCGCCTTTCGCCGGTCGTTGAAGAAGTGTTATATCCGGCAATGGAAGATTATCAGTTGGATATCATGATTGGCGAAGGACCGGCGGCTCGTTCAATAAAAATCGATCTGCCACCGTTTACTCTGATTGGCGCTACCACCCGCGCCGGTTCATTGACTTCTCCGTTACGTGACCGTTTTGGTATTGTGCAACGTCTGGAGTTTTATCAGGTGCCTGACCTGCAATATATCGTCGGGCGCAGTGCTCGCTTTATGGGGCTGGAGATGAGCGAGGAGGGGGCGCTGGAAGTCGCGCGCCGCGCGCGCGGTACGCCGCGTATTGCCAACCGCCTGCTCAGGCGCGTACGCGATTATGCCGAAGTGAAGCATGACGGTACCATTTCGGTAGAGATTGCCGCGAAGGCGCTGGATATGCTTAACGTGGATGCCGAAGGCTTCGATTATATGGACCGTAAGCTGCTGTTGGCGGTAATCGACAAATTCTTCGGCGGGCCGGTTGGGCTGGATAACCTGGCTGCGGCGATAGGGGAAGAGCGGGAAACCATTGAAGATGTGCTGGAGCCGTATCTGATCCAGCAGGGCTTTTTACAGCGTACACCGCGTGGGCGGATGGCGACGGTGCGGGCCTGGAATCACTTTGGTATCACGCCGCCGGAAATGCCGTAA
- the ruvC gene encoding crossover junction endodeoxyribonuclease RuvC translates to MAIILGIDPGSRVTGYGVIRQVGRQLSYLGSGCIRTKVDDLPSRLKLIYAGVTEIITQFQPDYFAIEQVFMAKNADSALKLGQARGVAIVAATNQDLPVFEYAARQVKQTVVGIGSAEKSQVQHMVRTLLKLPANPQADAADALAIAITHCHVSQNVAQIGESRLNLARGRLR, encoded by the coding sequence ATGGCTATTATTCTCGGTATTGACCCGGGGTCGCGCGTCACTGGTTACGGCGTCATCCGTCAGGTTGGGCGCCAGCTGAGCTATCTGGGCAGTGGCTGCATTCGCACGAAAGTGGATGATTTACCGTCCCGCCTGAAGCTTATCTATGCGGGCGTCACTGAAATTATCACCCAGTTCCAGCCGGACTATTTCGCCATCGAACAAGTCTTTATGGCGAAGAACGCCGACTCGGCGCTAAAGCTCGGTCAGGCCCGTGGGGTGGCAATTGTCGCCGCGACAAATCAGGACCTGCCAGTGTTTGAGTACGCAGCCAGGCAGGTGAAGCAGACCGTTGTCGGCATTGGCAGCGCGGAAAAAAGCCAGGTGCAGCACATGGTGCGCACGCTGCTCAAGCTTCCGGCTAACCCGCAGGCCGATGCGGCAGATGCTTTGGCTATTGCTATTACCCACTGCCACGTCAGCCAGAACGTCGCCCAGATAGGCGAAAGCCGTCTGAATCTGGCGCGTGGACGGTTACGCTAA
- the mepM gene encoding murein DD-endopeptidase MepM, which yields MQQIARAVTQAFNNLPRPHRVMLGSLSVLTLAVAVWRPYIYHHPESSPIVRTIELEKSEIRSLLPEASEPIDQAAQEEEAIPQDELDDKADSDSGGHEYVVSTGDTLSSILNQYGIDMGDIARLSSADKELRNLKIGQQLSWTLTADGDLQSLTWEMSRRETRTYDRVANGFKMSSELQKGDWVNNVLKGTVGGSFVSSARDAGLTSTEISAVIKAMQWQMDFRKLKKGDEFSVLMSREMLDGKREQSQLLGVRLRSDGKDYFAIRAEDGKFYDRNGTGLAKGFMRFPTARQFRVSSNFNPRRLNPVTGRVAPHRGVDFAMPQGTPVLSVGDGEVVVAKRSGAAGYYVAVRHGRTYTTRYMHLRKLLVKPGQKVKRGDRIALSGNTGRSTGPHLHYEVWINQQAVNPLTAKLPRTEGLSGSDRKDYLAQAKEVIPQLRFD from the coding sequence GTGCAACAGATAGCCCGCGCTGTCACTCAGGCATTTAACAATCTGCCCCGACCTCATCGCGTTATGCTGGGGTCACTTAGCGTTCTTACCTTAGCGGTCGCCGTCTGGCGACCCTATATCTATCACCATCCAGAATCCTCGCCTATTGTCCGAACTATCGAGCTGGAGAAGAGCGAGATTCGCTCATTGCTGCCGGAAGCCTCAGAACCCATTGATCAGGCGGCGCAGGAAGAAGAAGCCATCCCACAAGATGAACTGGATGATAAAGCGGATAGCGATTCTGGCGGTCACGAGTACGTGGTATCAACAGGCGACACACTCAGCAGCATTCTTAACCAGTACGGCATTGATATGGGCGATATCGCGCGGCTTTCCTCGGCAGATAAGGAACTGCGTAATCTGAAAATCGGCCAGCAACTCTCCTGGACTCTGACGGCGGATGGCGATTTGCAAAGCCTGACGTGGGAGATGTCGCGCCGTGAAACCCGAACCTACGACCGGGTGGCCAACGGTTTCAAAATGAGCAGCGAGCTGCAAAAAGGCGATTGGGTCAACAATGTACTGAAAGGTACCGTTGGCGGCAGCTTCGTCTCCAGCGCCCGCGATGCTGGCCTCACCAGCACCGAAATCAGCGCGGTCATCAAAGCCATGCAGTGGCAAATGGATTTCCGTAAGCTGAAAAAGGGTGATGAATTTTCGGTCCTGATGTCGCGTGAAATGCTTGATGGCAAACGCGAGCAGAGCCAACTGCTTGGCGTACGTTTGCGTTCCGATGGCAAAGATTACTTCGCGATTCGCGCCGAAGATGGCAAATTCTATGACCGCAACGGCACTGGGCTGGCAAAAGGCTTTATGCGCTTCCCGACCGCACGCCAGTTCCGCGTTTCATCGAACTTTAATCCGCGTCGTCTTAACCCGGTTACCGGTCGTGTCGCCCCACACCGCGGTGTTGATTTTGCTATGCCGCAGGGGACGCCGGTGCTGTCGGTGGGTGATGGTGAAGTGGTGGTGGCTAAACGCAGCGGCGCAGCAGGTTACTACGTTGCCGTTCGTCACGGGCGGACCTATACCACGCGCTATATGCACTTGCGTAAGCTGCTGGTGAAACCAGGCCAGAAGGTGAAACGCGGCGACCGCATTGCGCTGTCGGGCAATACCGGGCGTTCTACCGGCCCGCATCTGCACTATGAAGTGTGGATTAACCAGCAGGCGGTTAACCCGTTGACAGCGAAACTGCCGCGTACAGAAGGGCTTAGCGGTTCCGACCGTAAGGATTATCTGGCGCAGGCAAAAGAGGTTATCCCACAGCTTCGCTTTGACTAA
- a CDS encoding YebC/PmpR family DNA-binding transcriptional regulator: MAGHSKWANTKHRKAAQDAKRGKIFTKIIRELVTAARLGGGDAGSNPRLRAAIDKALANNMTRDTLNRAIARGVGGDDDANMETIIYEGYGPGGTAVMVECLSDNRNRTVAEVRHAFTKTGGNLGTDGSVSYLFSKKGVISFEKGDEDAIMEAALEAGAEDVVTYDDGAIDVYTAWEEMGAVRDALEAAGLKADAAEVSMIPSTKADMDAETAPKLLRLIDMLEDCDDVQEVYHNGEISDEVAATL; encoded by the coding sequence ATGGCAGGTCATAGTAAATGGGCCAACACCAAACACCGCAAAGCGGCACAGGATGCCAAGCGCGGTAAGATCTTTACTAAAATCATTCGCGAGCTGGTTACCGCAGCGCGTCTGGGCGGCGGCGATGCGGGTTCTAACCCACGTCTGCGTGCGGCAATCGATAAAGCGCTGGCTAACAACATGACGCGCGACACGCTGAACCGTGCTATCGCACGCGGCGTTGGCGGTGATGATGACGCGAACATGGAAACCATCATTTATGAAGGTTACGGCCCTGGCGGCACCGCGGTTATGGTGGAATGCCTGAGCGACAACCGCAACCGTACCGTTGCTGAAGTGCGTCATGCGTTCACCAAAACCGGTGGCAACCTCGGAACTGACGGTTCGGTCTCTTATCTGTTCAGCAAAAAAGGCGTTATCTCCTTCGAGAAAGGTGACGAAGATGCGATCATGGAAGCTGCCCTGGAAGCAGGCGCAGAAGACGTGGTGACCTATGATGACGGTGCGATTGACGTTTACACTGCCTGGGAAGAGATGGGTGCGGTACGCGATGCGCTGGAAGCTGCGGGCCTGAAAGCAGATGCTGCTGAAGTTTCTATGATCCCGTCAACCAAAGCGGACATGGATGCAGAAACCGCACCGAAACTGCTGCGTCTGATCGATATGCTGGAAGATTGTGACGACGTGCAGGAAGTTTATCATAACGGTGAGATCTCTGATGAGGTCGCCGCAACGCTGTGA
- the ruvA gene encoding Holliday junction branch migration protein RuvA, giving the protein MIGRLRGIILEKQPPLVLLETGGVGYEVHMPMTCFYELPDVGNEAIIFTHFIVREDAQLLFGFNNKQERTLFKELIKTNSVGPKLALAILSGMSAQQFVNAVEREELAALVKLPGIGKKTAERLIVEMKDRFKGLHGDLFTPAADLVLTSPAGPADDDAEQEAVAALVALGYKPQEASRMISKIVRPDTNSETLIREALRAAL; this is encoded by the coding sequence GTGATAGGCAGACTCAGAGGCATCATTCTCGAAAAACAACCCCCGCTGGTTTTACTCGAAACGGGAGGCGTAGGCTATGAGGTTCACATGCCGATGACCTGCTTTTATGAGCTGCCGGATGTGGGCAACGAGGCGATAATTTTTACCCATTTTATCGTCCGTGAAGATGCTCAACTGCTGTTTGGTTTCAATAACAAACAGGAGCGCACGCTGTTTAAAGAGCTGATTAAGACCAACAGCGTTGGTCCGAAACTAGCGCTGGCAATCCTCTCTGGCATGTCGGCACAGCAGTTTGTTAATGCCGTTGAACGCGAAGAGCTGGCCGCGCTGGTGAAACTGCCGGGAATCGGTAAGAAAACCGCAGAACGACTGATCGTCGAAATGAAGGACCGCTTTAAAGGGTTACATGGCGATCTGTTCACTCCGGCGGCCGATCTGGTACTGACATCGCCCGCAGGTCCGGCTGACGATGATGCAGAACAGGAAGCGGTTGCTGCGCTGGTGGCGCTGGGCTATAAACCTCAAGAGGCCAGCCGAATGATAAGCAAAATCGTTCGTCCGGATACTAATAGTGAAACGCTAATTCGCGAAGCGCTACGCGCTGCGCTGTGA
- the znuA gene encoding zinc ABC transporter substrate-binding protein ZnuA: MLHKNTLLCAGLSAAFLFAHSPLVNAAVVTSLKPLGFIASAIADGVTDTQVLLPDGASEHDYSLRPSDAKRLQNADLVVWIGPEMEAFMDKSTQSIASNKKVTIAELDGVKPLLMKGADDDDDHHGHDHGAGENSDDDHHHGIYNMHLWLSPEIARLSAVAIHDKLLELMPQSRAKLDANLKDFEAKLAATDKQVGTELAPLKGKGYFVFHDAYGYFEKHYGLTSLGHFTVNPEIQPGAQRLHEIRTQLVEQKATCVFAEPQFRPAVIEAVSRGTSVRMGTLDPLGIGIKLGKESYPQFLSQMANQYSSCLKGE, encoded by the coding sequence ATGTTACATAAAAATACGCTTCTTTGCGCTGGACTTAGCGCCGCTTTTTTGTTCGCTCATTCACCGTTGGTAAATGCCGCAGTTGTCACCTCGCTTAAACCGCTGGGCTTTATCGCTTCAGCCATCGCCGATGGCGTAACGGATACCCAGGTTTTGCTGCCCGATGGGGCCTCAGAGCATGATTATTCACTGCGTCCATCAGATGCAAAACGCTTACAGAACGCAGACTTAGTTGTCTGGATTGGTCCTGAGATGGAAGCGTTTATGGATAAGTCAACGCAAAGCATTGCGTCGAACAAAAAGGTGACGATTGCCGAGCTTGACGGCGTGAAACCGTTACTCATGAAAGGGGCCGACGATGATGATGACCACCATGGCCACGATCATGGTGCCGGGGAAAATAGTGACGATGATCACCATCATGGCATCTATAACATGCATCTATGGCTTTCCCCAGAGATAGCGCGGCTATCGGCGGTTGCAATCCACGATAAATTATTGGAACTTATGCCGCAGAGTCGAGCCAAACTTGACGCCAACCTGAAGGATTTTGAGGCAAAATTAGCCGCAACCGACAAACAGGTGGGGACCGAGCTCGCACCGCTGAAAGGGAAGGGATATTTCGTTTTTCATGATGCTTATGGCTACTTTGAAAAACACTACGGTTTGACCTCATTGGGCCACTTTACCGTCAACCCTGAAATACAGCCTGGTGCGCAGCGTTTACACGAAATCAGAACACAGTTGGTTGAGCAAAAAGCAACTTGCGTTTTTGCTGAGCCACAGTTCAGGCCAGCGGTTATAGAAGCTGTCTCCAGGGGAACATCCGTGCGCATGGGAACCCTGGATCCACTTGGAATCGGAATTAAGCTGGGTAAAGAAAGTTATCCGCAATTCCTGAGCCAAATGGCGAATCAGTATTCAAGCTGCCTGAAAGGAGAATAA
- the znuB gene encoding zinc ABC transporter permease subunit ZnuB → MIELLLPGWLAGVMLACAAGPLGSFVVWRRMSYFGDTLAHASLLGVAFGLLLNVNPFYAVIVVTLLLAGGLVWLEKRPHLAIDTLLGIMAHSALSLGLVVVSLMSNVRVDLMAYLFGDLLAVTPEDLISIAIGVVIVLAILLWQWRNLLSMTISPDLAFVDGVKLQRVKLLLMLVTALTIGVAMKFVGALIITSLLIIPAATARRFARTPEQMAGVAVGVGIIAVTGGLTFSAFYDTPAGPSVVLCAALLFIISMSKKSAT, encoded by the coding sequence ATGATTGAATTACTCTTACCCGGCTGGCTGGCCGGCGTTATGCTCGCCTGTGCGGCAGGCCCGCTCGGTTCGTTCGTCGTGTGGCGCCGCATGTCCTACTTCGGCGATACCCTTGCTCACGCCTCTCTGCTCGGGGTCGCTTTTGGTTTACTGCTGAACGTCAACCCTTTCTATGCGGTTATCGTTGTGACGTTACTGCTGGCGGGCGGCCTGGTATGGCTAGAGAAACGCCCTCACCTGGCAATAGATACTCTATTGGGGATTATGGCGCACAGCGCGCTGTCGCTGGGTCTGGTGGTTGTCAGCCTGATGTCGAACGTGCGCGTTGACCTGATGGCCTACCTGTTTGGCGATCTGCTGGCAGTGACGCCTGAAGATTTGATTTCAATCGCTATCGGCGTCGTTATCGTGCTGGCGATTCTGCTCTGGCAATGGCGCAACCTGCTGTCGATGACTATTAGCCCGGATCTGGCTTTTGTTGATGGCGTTAAGCTACAGCGGGTGAAGTTGCTTTTAATGCTGGTCACCGCACTGACCATTGGCGTCGCGATGAAGTTTGTTGGGGCGCTGATTATCACTTCGCTGTTGATTATCCCCGCAGCGACGGCTCGTCGCTTTGCCCGCACGCCGGAGCAAATGGCAGGCGTGGCGGTTGGTGTGGGGATCATTGCAGTAACGGGTGGATTGACCTTCTCGGCTTTCTACGATACCCCGGCAGGGCCTTCGGTGGTGCTGTGCGCTGCGCTGTTGTTTATTATCAGTATGAGCAAAAAATCCGCAACTTGA
- the znuC gene encoding zinc ABC transporter ATP-binding protein ZnuC: MTNLITLENVSVVFGQRRVLSDISLTLKPGKILTLLGPNGAGKSTLVRVVLGLVAPTDGVIKQDGHLRIGYVPQKLHLDATMPLTVNRFMRLRPGTHKRDILPALKRVQAGHLIDAPMQKLSGGETQRVLLARSLLNQPQLLVLDEPTQGVDVNGQVALYDLINQLRQELNCAVLMVSHDLHLVMAKTDEVLCLNQHICCSGAPEVVSMHPEFISMFGQRGAEQLGIYRHNHNHRHDLQGRIVLRRGNDR; this comes from the coding sequence ATGACAAATCTAATCACTCTGGAAAACGTCTCGGTGGTCTTCGGCCAAAGGCGCGTGCTGTCTGACATTTCACTTACCTTAAAGCCAGGCAAAATTTTAACCTTGCTGGGCCCTAATGGTGCTGGCAAATCCACCCTTGTGCGAGTTGTTCTTGGTCTGGTAGCACCAACTGACGGTGTTATCAAACAGGATGGTCATCTGCGTATCGGCTATGTCCCGCAAAAGCTGCACCTTGATGCCACCATGCCGCTGACCGTCAACCGTTTTATGCGCCTGCGTCCGGGTACCCATAAACGGGACATTCTGCCCGCGCTAAAACGCGTTCAGGCAGGCCATCTGATTGACGCTCCAATGCAAAAACTCTCCGGCGGAGAAACGCAGCGCGTCTTGTTGGCTCGCTCTTTACTCAATCAACCGCAACTGTTGGTGCTCGACGAGCCGACCCAGGGCGTCGACGTCAACGGCCAGGTGGCGCTCTATGATCTGATTAACCAACTGCGCCAGGAGCTTAACTGCGCCGTGCTGATGGTTTCCCACGACCTGCATCTGGTAATGGCGAAAACCGACGAAGTACTGTGTCTGAACCAACATATCTGCTGCTCCGGCGCGCCGGAAGTGGTCTCCATGCATCCAGAATTTATCTCAATGTTCGGCCAGCGCGGCGCGGAACAGCTGGGAATTTATCGTCATAATCATAATCACCGCCACGACCTGCAGGGGCGGATTGTACTGCGTCGGGGAAATGACCGCTGA
- the lpxM gene encoding lauroyl-Kdo(2)-lipid IV(A) myristoyltransferase (LpxM is lauroyl-Kdo(2)-lipid IV(A) myristoyltransferase, an enzyme characterized in Escherichia coli and involved in biosynthesis of the form of lipid A found in that species and some closely related species.) has protein sequence METKKNNSEFIPTFEKSFLLPRYWGAWLGVFAFAGIALTPASFRDPILGKLGRFVGRLAKSSRRRAQINLLYCFPEKSEQEREEIIDQMYASAPQAMVMMAELGLRDPQRILSRVDWQGKEIIDEMQCNNEKVIFLVPHAWGVDIPAMLMASGGQKMAAMFHNQGNPVFDYVWNTVRRRFGGRMHARNDGIKPFIQSVRQGYWGYYLPDQDHGAEHSEFVDFFATYKATLPAIGRLMKVCRARVVPLFPVYDGKTHRLTVLVRPPMDDLLEADDNTIARRMNEEVEIFVKPNTEQYTWILKLLKTRKPGEIEPYKRKELYPKKK, from the coding sequence ATGGAAACGAAAAAAAATAATAGTGAGTTTATTCCAACGTTTGAAAAATCCTTTTTACTGCCGCGCTATTGGGGCGCCTGGCTGGGGGTTTTCGCATTTGCCGGTATTGCCCTGACGCCCGCCTCGTTCCGCGACCCTATTCTGGGCAAGCTGGGCCGTTTTGTCGGTCGACTCGCAAAGAGTTCACGCCGCCGGGCACAGATCAATCTGCTGTACTGTTTCCCGGAAAAGAGCGAGCAGGAACGCGAAGAAATTATTGATCAGATGTATGCGTCTGCGCCGCAGGCGATGGTGATGATGGCTGAACTGGGCCTGCGTGACCCGCAGCGTATTCTTTCCCGCGTCGACTGGCAGGGCAAAGAGATCATCGACGAGATGCAGTGCAATAACGAGAAAGTGATCTTTCTGGTACCTCATGCCTGGGGTGTCGATATTCCAGCGATGCTGATGGCTTCCGGTGGGCAAAAAATGGCGGCGATGTTCCATAATCAGGGCAACCCGGTATTTGATTACGTCTGGAACACCGTACGCCGTCGTTTTGGTGGACGAATGCATGCGCGTAATGATGGCATTAAGCCGTTTATTCAGTCGGTCCGTCAGGGCTACTGGGGCTACTACTTGCCGGATCAGGACCACGGTGCTGAGCACAGCGAGTTTGTCGATTTCTTTGCCACTTATAAAGCGACGCTACCGGCGATTGGTCGTTTAATGAAAGTGTGCCGCGCCCGCGTTGTGCCGCTGTTCCCGGTTTATGATGGCAAAACGCATCGTCTGACGGTACTGGTGCGCCCGCCAATGGACGACCTGCTGGAGGCGGACGACAACACTATCGCCCGGCGGATGAACGAAGAAGTCGAAATTTTCGTCAAGCCCAATACCGAGCAGTACACCTGGATCCTTAAGCTGCTGAAAACCCGTAAGCCGGGCGAAATTGAGCCATATAAGCGCAAAGAGCTGTATCCGAAAAAGAAGTAA